In Bacillota bacterium, the following are encoded in one genomic region:
- a CDS encoding IreB family regulatory phosphoprotein has translation MEHTVSFPIKKEEGVNEAQRIILEVYQALKEKGYNPLNQLVGYLLSGEPAYITSHKNVRSLIKKVERDELIEELVRSYVNRTDLHDDTE, from the coding sequence ATGGAACATACCGTGAGTTTTCCAATCAAAAAAGAAGAAGGAGTGAACGAAGCCCAGCGTATTATTCTTGAAGTTTATCAGGCTCTCAAGGAAAAGGGGTACAACCCCTTGAATCAGTTGGTTGGATACCTGTTGTCAGGTGAACCTGCATATATTACCAGTCACAAAAATGTACGCAGCCTGATCAAGAAGGTTGAGAGGGATGAATTGATAGAAGAATTGGTGCGTAGTTATGTAAACAGAACGGACCTTCATGATGATACCGAATGA
- the alaS gene encoding alanine--tRNA ligase, giving the protein MQSHEIRSLFLNFFARKDHLVVPSYSLVPQDDPSLLLVGAGMAPLKPYFTGEKAPPHPRMATCQKCVRTPDIELVGITGRHATFFEMLGNFSFGDYFKEKAILWAWEFVTHLLKLPTDKLWISVYEEDEEAADIWRKEVGLDPARIVRMGKEDNFWEIGTGPCGPSSEIYFDLGAGVGCGRPDCKVGCDCDRFLEVWNLVFTQYNRMPDGSLLTLDRKNIDTGAGLERLATVLQGVTSIYEIDTVRPLVEYIAGEAFSVNNRLSLRIVAEHLRGVVFLVADGVLPSNEGRGYVLRRLLRRAVRHGRLVGIDNPFLHRAVSLVVSLMKSTYPELGEREDYIKQVVKLEENRFRETLNQGMDMLESYLVNEFGTGEQRKDRLFPGEVAFRLYDTYGFPLDLTREILAEKGLEVDVVNFDRALQEQRSRGRKARKSGGDGRDPVDDLCWEESRHLSTHFEGYERLEAEARIMAICRESLSVEEVSEGDTVEIIIDRTPFYAQSGGQVADTGVITGDGVEISITDVYFNIHEQIVHRGKVDSGMLKKGATVRGLVDNARRQAIMRSHTSTHLLHRALKEFLGEHVNQAGSQVIPDRIRFDFTHFAALTDLEMRDIESKINAVIREGLPVSCKYVTLEEARKHGAMALFEEKYGDEVRVVNIGTYSSELCGGTHLENTGQIGLLRIVKEESIGAGIRRIEALTGEEALKYDQEQDNRLKRVAGILKTTPDQIEERINDWVEENRRLQHDFRELERKMIFHQAADLLRNSLKQNGNIQIITDKVDVNSMETLREVADHVKERLSRGVVVLGAIREGRVLLVAAVTPELIEEGIHAGKIIAIVARKVGGGGGGRPDLAQAGGKDPAALPDALDMVSGIVEEQRGNRR; this is encoded by the coding sequence ATGCAAAGTCACGAGATACGCTCGCTCTTTCTGAACTTTTTTGCACGTAAAGATCATCTTGTGGTACCAAGTTATTCGTTGGTGCCACAGGATGATCCTTCATTGCTCCTTGTCGGTGCAGGGATGGCTCCCCTGAAACCATATTTTACCGGCGAGAAGGCCCCCCCGCATCCCCGTATGGCTACCTGCCAGAAATGTGTGCGCACCCCGGATATAGAGCTGGTTGGCATCACCGGGCGACATGCTACTTTTTTCGAGATGCTCGGCAATTTTTCGTTTGGCGATTATTTCAAGGAAAAAGCCATACTGTGGGCCTGGGAATTCGTGACGCATCTACTCAAGCTTCCCACGGACAAACTGTGGATCAGTGTCTATGAGGAAGATGAGGAAGCGGCCGATATCTGGAGGAAAGAAGTCGGACTGGACCCCGCACGGATAGTACGGATGGGGAAGGAAGATAATTTCTGGGAGATAGGGACCGGTCCATGCGGGCCATCTTCGGAAATATATTTCGATCTGGGCGCGGGAGTGGGATGCGGGCGCCCGGATTGCAAGGTGGGTTGTGATTGCGATCGTTTTCTGGAAGTTTGGAATCTCGTTTTTACTCAGTACAACCGTATGCCCGATGGCAGCCTGCTCACACTGGACAGGAAAAATATTGACACCGGCGCCGGGTTGGAACGCCTGGCCACGGTTCTTCAGGGAGTTACCTCTATCTACGAGATAGATACGGTGCGGCCTCTCGTGGAATATATCGCCGGCGAAGCTTTTTCAGTGAACAACCGGCTTTCCCTGCGCATCGTTGCGGAGCACCTTCGCGGGGTTGTTTTCCTTGTTGCTGACGGGGTTCTGCCCTCCAACGAGGGGCGGGGATATGTTTTACGTCGTCTTCTGCGTCGAGCTGTCCGCCATGGGCGCCTGGTGGGAATCGACAATCCTTTTCTCCACCGTGCCGTTTCCCTGGTTGTATCATTGATGAAGAGTACCTATCCCGAGCTGGGTGAGAGGGAAGATTATATCAAGCAGGTTGTGAAGCTTGAAGAAAATCGTTTTCGTGAAACCTTGAACCAGGGAATGGATATGTTGGAATCCTATCTTGTGAATGAATTTGGCACCGGAGAACAGCGGAAAGACCGATTGTTCCCCGGCGAGGTGGCTTTTCGCCTTTACGATACATACGGTTTTCCCCTGGATCTTACCAGGGAGATCCTCGCTGAAAAGGGCCTGGAGGTCGATGTGGTAAACTTCGACCGGGCATTGCAGGAGCAGAGATCAAGGGGGCGCAAGGCACGAAAATCCGGTGGCGATGGTCGGGACCCGGTTGATGATCTTTGCTGGGAAGAGAGCAGACATCTTTCCACCCATTTCGAGGGCTACGAGCGGCTGGAGGCGGAGGCCAGAATCATGGCCATCTGCAGGGAATCACTTTCCGTCGAAGAGGTTTCGGAAGGGGACACGGTCGAAATTATCATCGATCGAACGCCCTTTTACGCCCAATCGGGAGGGCAGGTGGCAGACACGGGAGTGATAACCGGGGATGGGGTGGAAATTTCAATTACCGATGTGTATTTCAACATCCATGAACAGATCGTCCACCGGGGAAAGGTGGATTCGGGGATGTTGAAGAAGGGTGCTACCGTTCGCGGCCTGGTGGACAACGCCAGGAGGCAGGCCATCATGAGGAGCCATACCTCTACCCACCTGTTGCACCGGGCACTCAAGGAGTTTCTGGGTGAACATGTCAACCAGGCGGGCTCACAGGTAATTCCCGATCGCATCCGTTTCGATTTCACGCATTTTGCCGCTCTTACCGATCTGGAGATGCGGGATATTGAAAGCAAGATCAACGCGGTTATCAGGGAAGGATTGCCGGTAAGTTGCAAGTATGTCACGCTGGAGGAAGCTCGGAAACATGGGGCCATGGCACTTTTTGAAGAAAAATATGGTGATGAGGTTAGGGTTGTCAATATCGGGACCTACAGTTCCGAACTTTGCGGCGGTACCCACCTCGAGAATACGGGTCAGATCGGGTTGTTACGTATCGTCAAGGAAGAAAGCATCGGGGCGGGGATCCGCAGGATCGAGGCGCTGACAGGTGAAGAAGCTTTGAAATATGATCAGGAGCAGGATAATCGTTTGAAACGGGTCGCGGGTATCCTGAAAACAACCCCCGACCAGATCGAGGAAAGAATCAATGACTGGGTGGAAGAAAACAGGCGCTTGCAGCATGACTTTCGAGAACTTGAGCGAAAGATGATCTTCCATCAGGCTGCGGATTTGCTGAGGAATAGCTTGAAACAGAATGGCAACATACAGATCATTACCGACAAGGTGGATGTGAACAGCATGGAAACCCTGCGTGAGGTGGCCGATCATGTGAAAGAAAGGCTGTCACGCGGTGTGGTCGTGCTGGGGGCGATCAGAGAAGGCCGCGTTTTGTTGGTGGCCGCCGTAACCCCGGAACTGATCGAGGAGGGGATTCATGCCGGAAAGATAATTGCCATCGTGGCAAGAAAAGTTGGCGGTGGCGGTGGCGGTCGGCCAGACCTGGCCCAGGCCGGGGGGAAGGACCCCGCGGCTCTGCCGGATGCTCTGGATATGGTGAGCGGTATTGTGGAGGAGCAGAGGGGTAATCGTAGATGA
- a CDS encoding AI-2E family transporter → MKRERSTVMPFVKLAGEIILVLILLTLLLVYIYRHREILYFVLTPFIIAMIIAYILNPLVDFMEKRRLSRALAILVIYTVFGLIVLVICLRFLPNLLDDLQGIAANFPHHARKAHQYFLNFQDNYRRFNLPPPVLEIVEQNLAGIESALLSRLENITAFIISFFNSLLIIILVPIFTFFIIRDKEDIKAFIIRAFPAHARQRLTIIGKEIDSAIGRYLRGMVLVSFLVGLTVYLGLLLFDVKYALFLGFLNGVTNFIPIIGPFIGGIPAVIVAYISSPVLAIKVTALMIIIQQVEGNLIAPLIFSHSLKFHPLVIILLLLAAGKLFGFAGLLFVLPVAATLRIVSKHLRDIAYG, encoded by the coding sequence ATGAAACGAGAGCGCAGTACGGTCATGCCCTTTGTCAAGTTAGCCGGAGAGATAATTCTCGTTCTCATCCTGTTGACTCTCCTGCTCGTCTATATCTACCGACACAGAGAGATATTGTATTTTGTTTTAACACCTTTCATCATAGCCATGATCATCGCCTATATATTGAATCCGCTTGTGGATTTCATGGAGAAACGCCGTCTTTCCAGGGCTCTGGCCATACTGGTGATTTATACTGTTTTTGGCCTGATTGTTCTTGTAATCTGTCTCCGCTTTTTACCCAACCTTCTGGACGATCTGCAAGGGATAGCCGCCAATTTTCCTCATCATGCCCGGAAAGCCCATCAATATTTTTTGAATTTCCAGGATAATTATCGCCGTTTCAATCTGCCCCCCCCGGTGCTGGAAATTGTTGAACAGAATCTGGCGGGTATCGAGTCGGCACTGCTTTCCAGGTTGGAAAACATCACTGCTTTCATCATCAGCTTTTTCAATAGCCTGCTGATCATCATTCTGGTTCCGATCTTTACTTTTTTTATCATCAGGGACAAGGAAGATATCAAGGCGTTCATCATCCGCGCCTTTCCTGCCCATGCCCGGCAACGATTGACGATAATCGGCAAGGAGATTGATTCGGCCATCGGTAGATATTTGAGGGGTATGGTTCTGGTCAGTTTTCTGGTCGGGCTGACGGTTTATCTGGGGCTGCTCCTCTTCGATGTGAAATATGCACTCTTCCTGGGTTTTCTTAACGGGGTAACCAACTTCATACCCATTATCGGGCCTTTTATCGGAGGCATACCCGCTGTCATCGTGGCCTACATCTCTTCGCCGGTGCTGGCGATCAAGGTAACTGCATTGATGATCATCATCCAGCAGGTGGAGGGAAATCTGATCGCGCCGCTGATATTCAGCCATAGCCTCAAGTTTCATCCCCTGGTGATCATCCTTCTTCTTCTTGCGGCCGGAAAACTGTTTGGTTTTGCCGGCCTCCTGTTTGTTCTTCCCGTTGCCGCCACGCTGCGGATTGTCAGCAAACACCTCCGGGATATTGCCTATGGATGA
- the mnmA gene encoding tRNA 2-thiouridine(34) synthase MnmA yields the protein MNCRKVAVAMSGGVDSSVAAAKMLEEGYEVIGLTMRVWSDSQYETAPKEGRTPHDDADEAERVARHLGIPHFELNVKETFREEVVRYFINEYQRGCTPNPCIVCNHRIKFGVLLEKALSLGAEKMATGHYARSGWEPDRRRYYLKKGMDSDRDQSYMLFRLNQEQLAKSIFPLGDSSKEIIRAKALQLGLNMDEKKESQEICFIPGDDYREFLRRQVGTFPPGPIIDTGGNHLGEHRGLPFYTIGQRKGLGVTAAEPLYVVDLRTADNTLVVGTGAETFVSGLIASELNFIAGPPPLEIERVMARIRYRGAETPALLHPRDERGYARLQFDTPQSSVTPGQSVVFYRGDEVLGGGTIKTRLRDASP from the coding sequence ATGAATTGCAGAAAGGTGGCCGTGGCGATGAGCGGGGGTGTGGATAGTTCCGTCGCCGCCGCCAAGATGCTGGAAGAAGGATACGAGGTTATCGGATTGACGATGCGTGTCTGGTCCGATTCGCAGTACGAAACTGCCCCGAAGGAAGGTCGCACTCCTCACGATGATGCCGATGAGGCGGAACGGGTGGCCAGGCATCTTGGAATACCTCATTTTGAACTGAATGTCAAGGAAACGTTCAGAGAAGAGGTGGTACGCTATTTTATCAATGAGTATCAGCGGGGCTGTACACCCAACCCCTGCATTGTATGCAATCATCGAATCAAGTTCGGGGTCCTTCTGGAGAAGGCCCTTTCCCTGGGGGCGGAAAAAATGGCTACCGGGCATTATGCGCGGTCCGGATGGGAGCCGGATCGTCGTCGGTATTACCTGAAAAAAGGAATGGATTCCGACAGGGATCAATCCTACATGCTCTTCCGCCTGAACCAGGAACAGCTGGCAAAATCGATTTTTCCCCTCGGTGACAGTTCAAAAGAAATCATCCGTGCCAAAGCCCTCCAACTGGGCCTGAACATGGATGAAAAAAAGGAAAGCCAGGAAATTTGTTTCATTCCCGGGGATGATTACCGCGAATTCCTTCGTCGTCAGGTTGGCACGTTTCCGCCTGGCCCTATCATCGATACGGGCGGGAACCATCTTGGCGAACACCGGGGCCTGCCTTTTTACACGATCGGCCAGCGCAAAGGGTTGGGGGTTACCGCAGCAGAGCCCCTCTACGTTGTGGATTTGCGCACTGCTGATAACACCCTCGTGGTCGGCACCGGGGCAGAAACTTTTGTTTCCGGCCTCATCGCCTCCGAACTCAATTTTATTGCCGGTCCTCCCCCGCTTGAAATCGAGCGAGTGATGGCTCGTATACGTTACCGTGGAGCAGAAACCCCCGCATTGCTTCACCCTCGGGATGAAAGGGGCTATGCACGCCTGCAATTTGATACTCCCCAATCATCGGTTACCCCCGGGCAGTCCGTGGTTTTTTACCGGGGTGACGAAGTTCTTGGCGGCGGCACTATCAAAACTCGTCTTCGGGACGCTTCCCCCTGA
- a CDS encoding YigZ family protein: protein MKKKKKNNADSYLSIKKEVRRRLAVGRCRFIATLCPVASEEEARRFIERIKIEFSDATHNTFAYRVGFKRNLLERCSDDREPVGTAGPPILSVLRKAELTDTAMVVTRYFGGVKLGVGGLIRAYRAAAEEGLKAASTVRRVYMERLKARLPYENLGAATKLISSRKGKIISIEYGEDVVIDFHLRSRDKDGFRRALHDATRGRGYLLI from the coding sequence ATGAAAAAGAAAAAGAAGAATAACGCCGATAGTTATCTGAGCATCAAAAAAGAGGTCAGGCGGCGCCTGGCGGTGGGAAGATGTCGTTTCATCGCTACCCTTTGCCCGGTTGCCAGCGAGGAAGAGGCACGCCGTTTCATAGAGCGGATCAAGATCGAGTTTTCCGATGCTACCCACAACACCTTTGCTTACCGTGTTGGTTTCAAACGCAATCTTCTGGAGCGTTGTTCCGATGACCGTGAGCCGGTGGGAACTGCCGGGCCGCCGATTTTGAGCGTCCTGCGCAAGGCAGAACTCACGGACACAGCCATGGTGGTGACCCGTTATTTTGGGGGGGTAAAACTGGGTGTAGGCGGACTGATACGTGCTTACCGGGCTGCGGCTGAAGAGGGTTTGAAAGCAGCGAGTACGGTTCGGCGGGTCTACATGGAGCGACTCAAGGCCCGGCTGCCCTATGAAAACCTCGGAGCGGCCACGAAGCTTATTTCTTCCCGGAAAGGGAAAATAATAAGTATAGAGTACGGGGAGGATGTGGTCATCGATTTTCACTTGCGTTCCAGGGACAAAGATGGTTTTCGCCGGGCGCTTCACGATGCTACCCGGGGGCGGGGTTATCTGCTAATCTGA
- a CDS encoding replication-associated recombination protein A — translation MDLFNYNWKNKVKEEGPLATRMRPNSLEEFVGQKEILAEGTPLRKAIDEDRLTSSLFYGPPGTGKTTLARLISKRTRAYFVQLNAISAGVAEVRRLIEEARIRWGTEGKRTILFLDEIHRFNKSQQDALLAAVEEGTLLFIGATTENPFFHLTSPLLSRVRIFVFQKLVNEEIGLLLRRALADVERGMGKTRVEPDEEALGILATRADGDARLALNALELAVNTAEPLKDGTIHLTAEMAEQAFAVRGFSHDRAGDAHHDTASALIKSIRGSDPDAALYWLACMIRGGEDPMFLARRLVISASEDIGNADPRALQVAVAAFHALQLIGMPEGRITLAQCVTYLASAPKSNAAYKGMGEALKEVDRRGRGEVPPHLRSSSYRGAERLGHGVGYRYPHDYRHGYVEQDYLPASLKGKIFYRPRSSGYEGRIKERLERIRRAAAMQNNGKDEAKNEKEKEE, via the coding sequence ATGGACCTGTTCAATTATAACTGGAAAAACAAAGTCAAGGAAGAAGGCCCCCTGGCCACCCGCATGCGTCCAAACTCACTTGAAGAATTTGTGGGCCAGAAAGAAATACTTGCCGAGGGAACTCCGTTGAGAAAGGCCATCGATGAAGACCGCCTCACTTCTTCTTTGTTTTACGGGCCGCCGGGTACGGGCAAGACGACATTGGCACGCTTGATTTCCAAGCGAACAAGGGCTTATTTCGTGCAACTGAACGCCATCTCGGCCGGTGTCGCCGAGGTGCGAAGATTGATAGAGGAAGCCCGCATCAGATGGGGCACGGAAGGGAAACGCACGATTTTATTTCTTGACGAAATACACAGGTTCAACAAATCACAGCAGGATGCCCTTCTGGCTGCTGTCGAGGAAGGAACGTTGCTCTTTATCGGTGCCACGACCGAAAATCCCTTTTTTCACCTTACTTCACCCCTGCTTTCCAGGGTCCGCATATTTGTCTTTCAGAAATTGGTAAACGAAGAGATAGGGTTGCTGTTACGCCGGGCCCTGGCAGATGTGGAGAGAGGGATGGGGAAAACCAGGGTGGAACCGGATGAAGAGGCGCTCGGTATCCTGGCTACCCGGGCGGACGGGGATGCCCGGCTGGCGTTGAATGCACTTGAATTGGCTGTCAATACGGCAGAACCGCTGAAAGATGGGACAATCCATCTCACGGCGGAGATGGCCGAGCAGGCTTTTGCGGTGCGGGGTTTCTCCCATGACAGGGCTGGAGACGCGCACCATGACACCGCTTCGGCGCTCATCAAGTCGATCAGGGGGTCTGACCCGGATGCGGCTCTTTACTGGTTGGCCTGTATGATCCGTGGTGGGGAGGACCCCATGTTTCTGGCACGCCGACTGGTTATCAGTGCTTCCGAGGATATAGGCAATGCCGATCCCCGGGCATTGCAGGTGGCCGTGGCGGCCTTTCATGCTCTGCAGCTGATCGGCATGCCCGAGGGGAGGATTACACTGGCCCAGTGTGTTACATATCTGGCCTCTGCTCCCAAAAGCAATGCTGCATACAAGGGGATGGGGGAGGCGTTGAAGGAGGTTGATCGGCGGGGACGGGGAGAGGTGCCCCCGCATTTACGTTCTTCTTCCTACCGGGGTGCCGAAAGGCTCGGGCATGGGGTAGGGTACCGATATCCTCATGATTACCGGCATGGGTACGTTGAACAGGATTACCTCCCTGCCTCGTTGAAGGGGAAAATATTCTATCGGCCCCGCTCCAGCGGGTACGAAGGGCGTATCAAGGAGCGCCTGGAGCGGATTCGCCGGGCGGCGGCAATGCAAAATAATGGAAAAGATGAAGCAAAAAATGAAAAAGAAAAAGAAGAATAA
- the scfB gene encoding thioether cross-link-forming SCIFF peptide maturase: MKKGQIHMFNIDGIELVLDVESDTLHRVDAVAADVIALLDEGVTAENVRNTLKNKYPPREIAAAIEETELLQREGLLWAEPVHLKAKKGRSPVKALCLNVAHSCNLSCRYCFAGEGKYGEKNSLMSVDTGKAAIDFLLEQSDGKKHMEIDYFGGEPLLNMNTVKGVTAYARQRGEQEGVEFHFTITTNALLLNDDSISYFKDNDFSTILSLDGRPEVHNRMRRTAGGKETYGIIAGKILDFLERCNGNYYVRGTFTRFNRDFSRDVVHLYELGIRNISLEPVVSPPADEWSLRDEDRSELEREYELLAAFYLHCLEKGDPFKYFHFNVDLENGPCIYRRLSGCGAGEEYLAVTPSGELYPCHQLIGNRKLMMGNVKRKDFKLLDPEVFPITGPLRHECASCWARYHCGGGCRAASKLIHDEFERPYLLECALQKKRLECALYLKAMELSMAKQVENTEKPE, encoded by the coding sequence TTGAAAAAGGGCCAGATTCATATGTTCAATATCGACGGGATCGAACTTGTACTTGATGTTGAAAGTGATACTCTTCATCGGGTTGATGCTGTTGCCGCGGACGTTATTGCCCTGCTCGATGAAGGCGTTACAGCGGAAAATGTCAGGAATACCCTGAAAAATAAATATCCCCCACGGGAAATTGCCGCCGCCATTGAAGAAACCGAGCTTTTGCAGAGAGAAGGTTTGCTCTGGGCAGAACCTGTTCATTTGAAGGCAAAGAAGGGCCGATCTCCTGTCAAAGCGCTATGCCTCAATGTGGCTCATTCATGCAACCTTTCCTGCCGATACTGTTTTGCGGGAGAAGGCAAATATGGTGAAAAAAACAGTCTGATGTCCGTGGATACGGGGAAGGCGGCCATCGATTTTCTGCTGGAGCAATCCGATGGGAAAAAGCATATGGAAATAGATTATTTTGGCGGTGAACCTTTGCTTAACATGAATACTGTAAAAGGGGTAACCGCTTATGCCCGTCAGAGGGGAGAGCAAGAAGGGGTTGAATTTCATTTCACAATCACTACCAATGCCCTGCTTCTGAATGATGATTCCATTTCTTATTTCAAAGATAATGATTTTAGCACCATATTGAGCCTTGATGGGCGTCCGGAAGTGCATAACCGGATGCGCCGTACGGCCGGCGGGAAAGAAACCTACGGGATTATAGCCGGGAAAATCCTTGATTTTCTGGAAAGGTGCAATGGCAACTACTATGTTCGTGGTACTTTTACCCGTTTTAACCGGGATTTCAGCCGGGATGTCGTCCATTTGTACGAGCTTGGTATCAGGAATATCTCCCTGGAACCGGTAGTTTCTCCCCCTGCGGATGAATGGTCGCTCCGGGATGAGGACCGGAGCGAATTGGAGCGTGAATATGAATTATTGGCTGCGTTTTATCTTCATTGTCTCGAGAAAGGGGATCCCTTCAAATATTTTCATTTCAACGTAGACCTGGAAAACGGCCCCTGTATTTACAGAAGGCTTTCTGGTTGCGGGGCGGGGGAGGAGTATCTGGCCGTTACGCCATCGGGGGAACTTTACCCCTGCCACCAGCTGATCGGTAACAGGAAATTGATGATGGGTAATGTGAAACGCAAAGATTTCAAACTGCTCGACCCCGAAGTTTTTCCCATAACAGGGCCGTTGCGACATGAATGCGCCTCCTGCTGGGCGCGCTATCACTGTGGAGGGGGTTGCCGCGCCGCTTCCAAGTTGATCCATGATGAATTTGAACGCCCTTACCTGCTGGAATGCGCCTTGCAAAAAAAACGCCTTGAATGTGCTCTGTACTTGAAAGCAATGGAACTTTCCATGGCAAAGCAGGTGGAAAATACGGAGAAGCCGGAGTAA
- the scfA gene encoding six-cysteine peptide SCIFF translates to MKHIHTINRNHSFFRPEAGCRECPTSCQSACKTSCTVGNQVCRNGAKNSGSKR, encoded by the coding sequence ATGAAACATATCCATACGATAAATCGCAACCATTCTTTTTTCAGGCCGGAAGCGGGTTGCCGTGAATGCCCGACATCATGTCAATCGGCGTGCAAAACTTCCTGTACGGTTGGGAATCAGGTTTGCAGGAACGGGGCCAAAAACAGCGGGAGCAAAAGATAG
- a CDS encoding response regulator, whose product MNEEDRCLKDEDKYCVKCEVRGFLKGGIIDSSKTIENKIEKYINLMINLHDEAVLIHDDGVIRYANEEALKLFGAADPQELIGLDIESLFIFDNESSVKEPMPFYMEGEEEILKVWVEKEKEGLIEGEMISCPFPGPDIYSRNLVQTVIGNVSRKKKIRTELEKASRLNLLSTIAGGVAHDFNNFLAIMFGNISLCRKKFAGNAEANSILNNIENSIMRAKELSNQLLFYAKDGTPSDEIVPMDRLLKDIVSFALRGTSVCGEVDIPEGIGPVRIKPDQIAEAMNNLIINAVQAMPYGGKIYIQGKNLPSGQADGTVPSHLAGKELVKISVIDEGVGIPEEIQEKIFDRFVTTKPGGTGLGLPTSYRIIKSNGGDMDFHSKPGGGTIFNIYLPICKDETRLYQEEKEESVLLKGQGRVLVMDDLEPVRRMTEEMLRMLGYDVDCASDGSEAVTLYERSMQQDLPYDVVLVDMSVPGGINGLATVKLLHGIDPGVKAVMVSGYDCGKYKSQFFGRGFKGFLQKPFKIGELAMILDEVLTTCSEEKK is encoded by the coding sequence ATGAACGAGGAAGACCGATGCTTGAAGGATGAAGATAAGTATTGTGTCAAATGCGAGGTTCGGGGGTTTCTAAAAGGCGGAATAATAGATAGCAGCAAAACAATCGAAAATAAAATTGAAAAATATATAAACTTGATGATAAACCTGCATGATGAAGCCGTACTGATTCACGATGACGGTGTGATCAGATATGCCAATGAGGAAGCATTGAAACTTTTCGGTGCGGCAGATCCCCAGGAGTTGATTGGGCTTGATATCGAATCATTGTTTATTTTTGATAACGAGAGCAGTGTGAAAGAGCCGATGCCATTTTACATGGAGGGTGAGGAGGAAATACTCAAGGTATGGGTGGAGAAGGAAAAAGAAGGGCTGATCGAGGGGGAAATGATCTCTTGCCCGTTTCCCGGCCCCGATATTTACTCCCGGAACCTGGTGCAGACCGTCATCGGCAATGTTAGCCGGAAAAAGAAAATCAGAACGGAACTGGAAAAAGCAAGCAGGCTCAACCTGTTGAGCACTATTGCAGGAGGGGTGGCACATGATTTCAACAATTTCCTGGCCATAATGTTTGGCAATATTTCTTTATGCCGCAAAAAGTTTGCCGGTAATGCCGAGGCCAACTCTATCTTGAACAATATCGAAAATTCGATCATGCGTGCAAAGGAGTTATCCAATCAACTTCTTTTTTATGCCAAGGATGGGACACCCTCCGATGAAATCGTTCCGATGGACAGGCTGCTGAAGGATATCGTTAGCTTTGCCTTGAGAGGGACGAGTGTTTGCGGGGAAGTAGATATACCCGAAGGAATTGGACCGGTAAGGATAAAACCGGACCAGATTGCCGAGGCGATGAACAATCTGATAATCAATGCGGTGCAGGCCATGCCTTACGGAGGCAAGATCTATATTCAGGGTAAAAACCTGCCTTCCGGACAGGCAGATGGAACGGTTCCTTCCCATCTTGCCGGGAAAGAACTGGTGAAGATATCGGTTATTGACGAAGGGGTGGGCATTCCGGAAGAGATACAGGAAAAAATATTTGATCGGTTCGTAACCACCAAACCGGGCGGGACCGGCCTGGGTTTGCCAACATCATACAGAATTATCAAAAGTAACGGCGGAGACATGGATTTCCATTCCAAACCGGGGGGAGGAACCATCTTCAACATATATCTCCCCATCTGCAAAGATGAGACCCGGTTGTACCAGGAGGAGAAAGAAGAATCTGTGCTGTTGAAAGGCCAGGGCCGGGTTCTGGTAATGGATGACCTCGAACCGGTACGAAGGATGACCGAGGAAATGCTGAGGATGCTTGGCTATGATGTTGATTGTGCTTCCGATGGATCCGAAGCGGTTACGCTTTATGAAAGGTCGATGCAGCAAGATTTGCCCTATGACGTCGTCCTCGTGGATATGTCCGTTCCAGGGGGAATAAACGGTCTGGCGACGGTAAAGCTGTTGCACGGGATTGATCCCGGAGTCAAGGCGGTGATGGTGAGCGGTTATGACTGTGGGAAATACAAATCACAGTTTTTTGGCCGCGGTTTCAAAGGGTTTCTGCAGAAACCTTTCAAGATTGGCGAACTGGCCATGATTCTTGACGAGGTATTGACTACCTGCAGTGAAGAAAAAAAATGA